From Watersipora subatra chromosome 2, tzWatSuba1.1, whole genome shotgun sequence, one genomic window encodes:
- the LOC137387311 gene encoding THAP domain-containing protein 2-like produces the protein MAEAEKGVSAATKRSHHYSSSSQSSERTSKNCCVAFGCSNYPRKCPEKSFHSFPTAADRKDAWIKAVRREQWTPSKSSVLCSDHFTSESYQVSPGIGKKARLKANTIPTLEFVF, from the exons atggctgaagctgagaagggtgtgtcagctgctactaag cgatctcaccattattcatcaagctcacagtcatctgagaggactagtaagaattgctgcgttgcttttggatgttccaattatccaagaaaatgcccagagaaaagcttccacag ttttcctactgctgctgatcgcaaggatgcctggattaaagcagtgagacgagaacagtggaccccaagtaaatcttctgtactttgttcagaccacttcactagtgaaagctaccaagtatcacctggtattgggaaaaaagctagattgaaggccaataccataccaacattagagtttgtcttttaa